From the Amycolatopsis thermoflava N1165 genome, one window contains:
- a CDS encoding enoyl-CoA hydratase/isomerase family protein, which produces MTATTPSAEVRLEREGPIAWLTLDRPDRLNALSMRMLDELAEHLARLENSDARVVVLRGAGRAFSAGYDVSGESEEIGDAHTRSSVADRDRQAAYIDRFTRIWRHPQPVIAAVHGYCMAGATQLALFCDITVVAEDTQLAASPAIPLGGGFISPLWSFQIGPQRAKEMSFVPGRRIDGRTAVEWGFANTAVPAADLEKYVRELALSIAKTPASILRMKKLAINRVQEMHGFLTVAGMGADTDALIHTTPDVTELQELVKDIGLKQAIAHFRG; this is translated from the coding sequence ATGACAGCGACTACCCCCTCGGCCGAGGTGCGCCTCGAGCGGGAGGGACCGATCGCGTGGCTCACCCTCGACCGGCCCGATCGGCTCAACGCGCTGTCCATGCGCATGCTCGACGAGCTCGCCGAACACCTGGCTCGACTGGAGAACTCCGACGCGCGCGTGGTCGTCCTGCGCGGCGCGGGCCGCGCCTTCTCGGCCGGCTACGACGTCTCCGGCGAATCCGAGGAGATCGGCGACGCGCACACGCGAAGTTCGGTGGCCGACCGTGACCGGCAGGCGGCCTACATCGATCGCTTCACCCGGATCTGGCGGCACCCCCAGCCGGTCATCGCCGCCGTCCACGGTTACTGCATGGCCGGGGCGACCCAGCTCGCGCTGTTCTGCGACATCACCGTCGTCGCCGAGGACACCCAGCTCGCCGCCTCCCCCGCGATTCCGCTGGGCGGCGGGTTCATCTCGCCCCTGTGGTCGTTCCAGATCGGGCCGCAGCGCGCGAAGGAGATGTCGTTCGTGCCGGGCCGGCGCATCGACGGGCGCACGGCCGTGGAATGGGGGTTCGCCAACACCGCCGTCCCGGCCGCGGATCTGGAGAAGTACGTACGCGAGCTCGCGCTGTCCATCGCGAAGACGCCGGCGTCGATCCTGCGGATGAAGAAGCTCGCGATCAACCGGGTGCAGGAGATGCACGGTTTCCTCACCGTCGCCGGCATGGGCGCAGACACCGACGCGCTGATCCACACCACACCGGACGTGACCGAACTGCAGGAACTGGTCAAGGACATCGGCCTCAAGCAGGCCATCGCACACTTCCGCGGCTGA
- a CDS encoding acyl-CoA dehydrogenase family protein, whose amino-acid sequence MATRDAHDLETFAAEAERWLATAVPARWRENRGRLTGEESDALRRQWDRILWEGGYSGLSIPAEYGGRGLGLAEEVVFHVLAGKVKAPDGLTRVGKTLVAPMLIKSGTPAQRERYLPPMMRGEEVWCQGFSEPEAGSDLAGIQTRARRVDGGYLLTGRKVWTSFAQHARRCLVLAKTQPDAGRYRNLSMLLVDMAQPGITISDIKQISGAVHFAEVRFDDVFVPEDDRVGADGEGWQVAMRVLGDERGGVETATRYVEIRSDLDLLIETVGHRPELADRVRELDVRAELLRWQLAKVVDREADADSAFQRAGSVLKVMWSELWQDVTRLGLSTAPHIHREHWRYQYLEARAVSIYSGTNEIQRNILSERILGLPR is encoded by the coding sequence GTGGCGACACGCGACGCCCACGACCTCGAGACGTTCGCGGCCGAGGCGGAGCGATGGCTCGCGACCGCGGTGCCCGCTCGGTGGCGGGAGAACCGCGGGAGATTGACGGGCGAGGAGTCCGACGCGCTACGCCGACAGTGGGACCGCATCCTGTGGGAGGGCGGCTACTCCGGTCTGTCGATCCCCGCGGAGTACGGCGGACGCGGTTTGGGCTTGGCCGAAGAGGTGGTTTTCCACGTGCTCGCGGGCAAGGTCAAGGCGCCCGACGGGCTCACGCGCGTCGGGAAGACACTCGTCGCACCGATGCTGATCAAGAGCGGCACGCCTGCGCAACGCGAGCGGTACCTGCCACCGATGATGCGGGGCGAGGAGGTGTGGTGCCAGGGCTTCTCGGAGCCGGAAGCCGGCTCCGACCTGGCCGGTATCCAGACCCGTGCCCGGCGTGTCGACGGTGGCTACCTGCTGACCGGGCGCAAGGTGTGGACCTCCTTCGCGCAGCACGCGCGACGCTGCCTCGTTCTCGCGAAGACCCAGCCCGACGCCGGGCGCTACCGCAACCTGAGCATGCTGCTGGTCGACATGGCCCAGCCCGGCATCACGATCAGCGACATCAAGCAGATTTCCGGTGCCGTCCACTTCGCCGAGGTCCGGTTCGACGACGTGTTCGTTCCTGAGGACGACCGGGTCGGCGCGGACGGCGAGGGGTGGCAGGTCGCCATGCGGGTGCTCGGCGACGAGCGTGGTGGCGTCGAGACGGCCACGCGGTACGTTGAGATCCGTTCCGATCTCGATCTGTTGATCGAAACCGTAGGGCACCGGCCGGAACTGGCCGACCGCGTGCGGGAACTCGATGTGCGTGCCGAGCTGCTGCGCTGGCAGCTGGCCAAGGTCGTCGACCGCGAAGCCGATGCCGACAGCGCTTTCCAGCGTGCGGGATCGGTGCTCAAGGTGATGTGGAGCGAACTGTGGCAGGACGTGACCCGGCTGGGGCTGTCCACCGCGCCGCACATCCACCGGGAGCATTGGCGCTACCAGTACCTGGAGGCGCGAGCGGTGAGCATCTATTCCGGTACCAACGAGATCCAGCGCAACATCCTGTCCGAACGCATCCTGGGACTGCCGCGATGA
- a CDS encoding flavin reductase family protein, with translation MIQLEPLSDDPRALRRAFGCFPSGVTAVCALIDGVPVGMAASSFTSVSIDPPLVSVCVQDTSATWPKLRPRQRLGVSVLAEGHDAECRSLSQKEGDRFAGVSWEATADGAVYVHGATAWLDCSVERELPAGDHAIALLRIHGLRADPGAAPLVFHGSRFRTLAAVD, from the coding sequence ATGATCCAGCTCGAACCCCTGTCCGACGACCCACGCGCGCTCCGGCGGGCCTTCGGCTGCTTCCCGTCGGGGGTGACCGCCGTGTGCGCCCTGATCGACGGGGTACCCGTCGGCATGGCTGCCAGCTCGTTCACCTCGGTCTCGATCGACCCGCCGCTGGTGTCGGTCTGTGTCCAGGACACCTCGGCGACGTGGCCGAAACTTCGGCCGCGGCAACGTCTGGGCGTCAGCGTCCTCGCGGAGGGACACGACGCGGAATGCCGGAGCCTGTCCCAGAAGGAGGGTGACCGGTTCGCAGGCGTGTCGTGGGAGGCCACGGCCGACGGTGCCGTATACGTCCACGGCGCGACCGCGTGGCTGGACTGCTCGGTGGAGCGTGAGCTGCCGGCGGGCGACCACGCCATCGCCCTGCTGCGCATCCACGGTCTGCGCGCGGATCCCGGAGCCGCTCCCCTGGTTTTCCACGGCAGCCGCTTCCGCACGCTCGCCGCGGTCGACTGA
- a CDS encoding class I adenylate-forming enzyme family protein: MTAPLGTVAELISSGARRHPGRVAVVEAGGRRLSYGHLADGATRLGNALRERGLEPGDRVAVWLEDSVDHVVLYAACALAGLVVAPINVRHTAAEAEHVLTDSGARALVLGPAVQDKACDISGIDDLLLVDTGDETDYRAFVESGSVSPLSEPRPSDLYILGYTSGTTGRPKGARLTQCSVLNLARINALSYRLPLGSVAAMTGSMSFVAVVPAHILTHFYVGGTVVFPGRWDVGSLSALVEEHRATFTYAPSPLLGEFTEAIRARPAAWSSLTTLLHSASKAPPEALRNLADVAGASLIEGWGMTENSGGLMTVTSPVDRAVLGDAVFDTVGRAVAETEVRATDAEGNPVTADGTTVGELWVRSPCLADGYWHQPEATDAAFRQGWFRTGDLGTLDPHGYVRIADRRTDLIVSGGMNVYPSEVERVILTMPGVAACAVVGLPHPRWGHTVAAAVVPETGAVLTPEDVTAHCRRFLAGYKKPTIVRIVASLPMTHSQKIARHQVRGLFHG; encoded by the coding sequence ATGACCGCACCACTGGGCACCGTCGCGGAGCTGATCAGCTCCGGCGCCCGCCGGCACCCGGGTCGCGTCGCGGTGGTCGAGGCCGGTGGACGGCGCCTCAGCTACGGTCACCTCGCCGACGGAGCGACGCGGCTGGGAAACGCGCTCCGCGAGCGCGGTCTCGAGCCCGGTGACCGGGTCGCCGTCTGGCTGGAAGACAGCGTGGACCACGTCGTGTTGTACGCGGCGTGCGCACTGGCCGGGCTGGTCGTCGCACCGATCAACGTCCGGCACACCGCCGCCGAGGCCGAGCACGTGCTGACCGACTCGGGTGCCCGCGCGCTCGTCCTCGGACCTGCCGTGCAGGACAAGGCCTGCGACATCTCCGGGATCGACGACCTCCTGCTGGTCGACACCGGGGACGAGACGGACTACCGCGCCTTCGTCGAGTCCGGCTCGGTCAGCCCCCTGTCCGAACCACGCCCATCGGATCTCTACATCCTCGGCTACACCAGCGGGACGACCGGCCGGCCGAAAGGCGCGCGGCTGACCCAATGCTCGGTCCTGAACCTCGCCCGGATCAACGCGCTGTCGTACCGGCTGCCGCTCGGCAGCGTCGCGGCGATGACGGGATCGATGTCCTTCGTCGCCGTGGTACCCGCGCACATCCTGACGCACTTCTACGTGGGCGGCACGGTGGTGTTCCCCGGTCGCTGGGACGTCGGATCCCTGTCCGCCCTCGTCGAAGAACACCGGGCGACGTTCACCTACGCGCCGTCACCGCTGCTCGGCGAGTTCACCGAGGCGATCCGCGCCCGGCCCGCGGCCTGGTCGAGCCTGACCACGCTGCTGCACTCCGCGTCGAAGGCGCCGCCCGAGGCGTTGCGCAACCTCGCCGACGTCGCCGGAGCGAGCCTGATCGAAGGGTGGGGCATGACCGAGAACTCCGGCGGCCTCATGACCGTGACGAGCCCCGTCGACCGCGCCGTCCTCGGCGACGCCGTGTTCGACACCGTGGGCCGCGCGGTCGCCGAGACCGAGGTGCGGGCCACCGACGCCGAGGGCAACCCGGTGACGGCTGACGGGACGACGGTCGGTGAGCTCTGGGTGCGCTCGCCCTGCCTCGCCGACGGGTACTGGCACCAGCCGGAGGCCACCGACGCCGCCTTCCGGCAGGGCTGGTTCCGGACCGGCGACCTGGGCACGCTGGATCCACACGGCTATGTCCGGATCGCCGACCGCCGCACCGACCTGATCGTGTCCGGCGGGATGAACGTCTACCCCAGCGAGGTCGAACGGGTCATCCTGACCATGCCCGGCGTCGCGGCCTGCGCGGTCGTCGGCCTGCCGCACCCCCGCTGGGGCCACACGGTCGCCGCCGCCGTAGTTCCCGAGACCGGCGCGGTCCTCACCCCGGAAGACGTCACCGCGCACTGCCGGCGGTTCCTCGCCGGATACAAGAAACCGACCATCGTGCGCATCGTCGCGTCGCTGCCGATGACCCACAGCCAGAAGATCGCGCGCCACCAGGTCCGGGGGTTGTTCCACGGATGA
- a CDS encoding acyl-CoA dehydrogenase family protein, with product MTPSERGDLSRFSYEAEQWLRDSVPERWRSRRNSLSPAEVTEVRREWDKQLHRGGYAGLSLPREYGGQGLGLAEEVVFHELAARAHAPEGFGRIGKILTAPTLIAHGTPEQQARFLPGILSGEQIWCQGFSEPGAGSDLASVSTMARRDGNGYRVTGQKIWTSFADVADRSLFLARTNPDAPRYRNLSMFLLDMKQPGVTVRPIKQISGTSHFAEVFFEDVWVAEEDRLGGEGEGWKVAMTVLQNERGAIEGITRYVEMRGDMDLLLRCCAARAGRLLDAEDFDVRLELVRWQVGKAVELVDDPVAFARAASVLKVTWSELWQEMTELAIAASCPDHRSHWRHQYLETRSSSIYSGSSEIQRNIMAERVLGLPK from the coding sequence ATGACGCCGTCCGAGCGAGGGGACCTGTCGCGGTTCTCCTACGAAGCCGAGCAGTGGCTCCGCGACTCCGTGCCCGAGCGCTGGCGGAGCCGGCGGAACTCGCTGTCGCCGGCGGAGGTCACCGAGGTGCGCCGCGAGTGGGACAAGCAGCTGCACCGCGGCGGGTACGCGGGGCTCTCGCTGCCGCGCGAGTACGGCGGGCAAGGGCTGGGGCTTGCCGAGGAGGTCGTGTTCCACGAGCTCGCGGCGCGCGCGCACGCACCCGAGGGGTTCGGGCGGATCGGCAAGATCCTGACCGCGCCGACGCTGATCGCGCACGGCACCCCTGAGCAGCAGGCGAGGTTCCTGCCGGGGATCCTGTCCGGAGAGCAGATCTGGTGCCAGGGGTTCTCCGAGCCGGGAGCGGGCTCGGACCTGGCCAGCGTTTCCACGATGGCGCGGCGAGACGGCAACGGCTACCGGGTCACCGGTCAGAAGATCTGGACCAGCTTCGCCGACGTGGCCGACCGCAGCCTGTTCCTCGCGCGGACGAACCCCGACGCGCCGCGTTACCGCAACCTGTCGATGTTCCTGCTGGACATGAAGCAGCCCGGCGTAACCGTGCGCCCGATCAAGCAGATCTCCGGCACGTCCCATTTCGCGGAGGTCTTCTTCGAAGACGTCTGGGTGGCCGAGGAGGACCGGCTCGGAGGTGAGGGCGAGGGATGGAAGGTCGCGATGACCGTGCTCCAGAACGAGCGCGGCGCGATCGAGGGCATCACCCGCTACGTCGAGATGCGCGGGGACATGGATCTGCTCCTGCGCTGCTGCGCGGCAAGAGCAGGACGGCTCCTGGACGCAGAGGACTTCGACGTCCGGCTCGAGCTCGTCCGGTGGCAGGTCGGCAAGGCCGTTGAACTGGTCGACGATCCCGTGGCCTTCGCCCGTGCCGCCTCTGTGCTGAAGGTGACCTGGAGCGAGCTCTGGCAGGAGATGACCGAGCTCGCGATCGCGGCCTCCTGCCCGGATCACCGGAGCCACTGGCGTCACCAGTACCTGGAGACCCGGTCGTCGTCCATCTACTCCGGTTCCTCGGAGATCCAGCGCAACATCATGGCCGAGCGCGTGCTCGGCCTGCCGAAGTGA
- a CDS encoding bifunctional 3,4-dihydroxy-2-butanone-4-phosphate synthase/GTP cyclohydrolase II, with amino-acid sequence MRTTPAEAVERAVTALAEGRMVVVVDDHDRENEGDLILAADSVTPEQMTFLVRNTTGIVCTPMTADRADALGLPLMVEDNTDAHGTAFTVSVDHLDAGTGVSATARALTCRALADPATRPEQLRRPGHLFPLRAREGGVLVRAGHTEAAVDLLRLAGRTQVGVISELIGADGDMLRGEALTGFAAENDLPLLAIADLVRYRRATEELVEPVAESAMPTVFGDFRAVAYRSRLDDTEHLALVLGDVAAAGRGERGALVRVHSECLTGDIIGSLRCDCGAQLEQALQAIAEEGCGAVVYLRGHEGRGIGLGHKIRAYALQEQGLDTVDANLAQGLPVDSRSYGVGAQILGHLGVRRLRLITNNPAKYGGLEGYGLEIADRVTLPVNHNPHNVRYLRTKRDRLGHLLAGTERTTGDQQRSS; translated from the coding sequence ATGCGCACGACACCAGCCGAAGCGGTCGAGCGGGCGGTGACAGCACTCGCCGAAGGACGGATGGTCGTCGTCGTCGACGACCACGACCGCGAGAACGAAGGCGACCTGATCCTGGCCGCCGACAGCGTGACCCCCGAGCAGATGACGTTCCTGGTGCGCAACACGACCGGCATCGTGTGCACCCCGATGACCGCGGACCGCGCCGACGCGCTCGGGCTGCCACTCATGGTCGAGGACAACACCGACGCCCACGGCACCGCGTTCACCGTCTCCGTCGACCACCTCGACGCCGGCACCGGGGTTTCGGCGACCGCCCGCGCACTGACCTGCCGCGCCCTGGCCGACCCCGCGACCCGGCCGGAGCAGCTCCGGCGCCCGGGCCACCTGTTCCCATTGCGGGCCAGGGAAGGCGGCGTGCTGGTCCGGGCCGGGCACACCGAGGCAGCGGTGGACCTCCTGCGGCTGGCCGGGCGCACCCAGGTCGGGGTCATCAGCGAACTGATCGGCGCCGACGGGGACATGCTCCGCGGCGAGGCGCTCACCGGCTTCGCCGCCGAGAACGACCTCCCGCTGCTCGCGATCGCCGACCTCGTCCGCTACCGCAGGGCGACCGAGGAACTCGTCGAGCCGGTCGCCGAGTCCGCGATGCCCACCGTGTTCGGGGACTTCCGGGCCGTGGCCTACCGCTCCCGTCTCGACGACACCGAGCACCTGGCACTCGTCCTCGGCGACGTCGCCGCCGCCGGGCGCGGCGAGCGCGGCGCCCTGGTCCGCGTCCACAGCGAATGCCTCACCGGCGACATCATCGGGTCCCTCCGGTGCGACTGCGGTGCCCAGCTCGAACAGGCGCTGCAGGCCATCGCCGAGGAGGGCTGCGGCGCGGTCGTCTACCTGCGGGGCCACGAGGGCCGCGGGATCGGCCTCGGCCACAAGATCCGCGCCTACGCGCTGCAAGAGCAGGGACTGGACACCGTCGACGCCAATCTGGCGCAGGGCCTGCCGGTCGACTCGCGCAGTTACGGCGTCGGCGCGCAGATCCTCGGCCACCTCGGCGTCCGCAGGCTCCGGCTCATCACCAACAACCCAGCCAAGTACGGCGGGCTGGAGGGCTACGGCCTCGAGATCGCCGACCGGGTCACGCTCCCGGTCAACCACAACCCGCACAACGTCCGCTACCTGCGGACCAAACGTGACCGGCTGGGGCACCTGCTGGCCGGCACCGAACGAACCACCGGCGACCAGCAAAGGAGCTCCTGA
- a CDS encoding enoyl-CoA hydratase-related protein — protein MEECLLVERDGPVTWLTLNRPDRLNALSDELLKSLGDALEESTSTDAAVVVIRGSGRSFCAGYDIAPDSAEVGYAAERTPVQDRDRLLGNIELFTRIWRHPQPVIAQVHGHCVAGGAQLASLCDITIVAEDAKIMTSPALPLGGGYLSPLWVHRVGPQRAKLMSFDAGRKISGKVAAEWGWAAEAVPADDLESYVRRTAHSLARTPAPLLRLKKEAVNRTIELQGLLTYARTGAETDALLHQTPEVKYFQESIKELGLKGAIAAFNAPFAERFGRDA, from the coding sequence GTGGAGGAGTGTCTGCTGGTCGAGCGCGACGGCCCGGTGACCTGGTTGACGCTCAACCGACCGGACCGGCTCAACGCGCTGTCCGACGAGCTTCTGAAGAGCCTCGGCGACGCGCTGGAGGAGAGCACGTCCACCGACGCCGCCGTCGTCGTCATCCGCGGCTCTGGGCGGTCGTTCTGCGCGGGGTACGACATCGCGCCGGACTCCGCGGAGGTCGGGTACGCGGCCGAGCGCACGCCGGTCCAGGACCGGGACCGGTTGCTGGGCAACATCGAATTGTTCACCCGGATCTGGCGGCACCCGCAACCGGTGATCGCGCAGGTGCACGGGCACTGCGTGGCCGGCGGCGCCCAGCTGGCCTCCTTGTGCGACATCACCATCGTCGCCGAGGACGCCAAGATCATGACCTCGCCCGCGCTGCCACTGGGCGGTGGATACCTCTCGCCGTTGTGGGTGCACCGGGTGGGCCCCCAGCGGGCGAAGCTGATGTCCTTCGACGCGGGCCGGAAGATCTCGGGGAAGGTTGCGGCGGAGTGGGGCTGGGCGGCCGAAGCGGTGCCCGCGGACGACCTGGAGTCCTACGTCCGGCGCACAGCGCATTCGCTCGCACGCACCCCCGCGCCGTTGTTGCGCTTGAAGAAGGAAGCGGTCAACCGAACGATCGAGCTGCAGGGGTTGCTGACCTATGCCCGCACCGGGGCCGAGACCGATGCGCTGCTGCACCAGACCCCGGAGGTCAAGTATTTCCAGGAGTCGATCAAGGAGCTCGGCCTGAAAGGTGCCATCGCGGCGTTCAACGCGCCGTTCGCGGAACGGTTCGGCCGCGATGCATGA
- a CDS encoding nuclear transport factor 2 family protein — protein MNSPVSKPEIAELYGRYAQYYDDGRAQDFAALFTTTATFVRAPGAEPVMGRDAIASLVTDAGTPTGIRHLVSSVIVDEAPGEAALGAAYVQAVTVDENSIRLVTLGRYTDEFRYEDGRWRFHVHRYEPFTGTDLRGAVLAGPG, from the coding sequence ATGAACAGTCCCGTGAGCAAGCCGGAGATCGCCGAACTGTACGGGCGGTACGCGCAGTACTACGACGACGGGCGGGCCCAGGACTTCGCGGCGCTGTTCACCACGACCGCGACGTTCGTTCGCGCGCCCGGCGCCGAGCCGGTGATGGGACGGGACGCGATCGCTTCCCTCGTCACCGACGCCGGGACCCCGACGGGGATCCGGCACCTGGTCTCGTCCGTGATCGTCGACGAAGCGCCCGGCGAGGCCGCTCTCGGAGCAGCCTACGTGCAGGCCGTGACCGTGGACGAGAACTCGATCCGGCTGGTAACGCTCGGCCGCTACACCGACGAGTTCCGGTACGAGGACGGTCGCTGGCGATTCCACGTCCACCGCTACGAACCTTTCACCGGGACGGACCTGCGCGGCGCCGTCCTCGCGGGACCAGGCTGA
- a CDS encoding acyl-CoA dehydrogenase family protein: MTQLTTGKIGALAAEGIRDLLTRSLGGEPIARYTEERLLDWETLREGGWDEIGVPEEAGGAGATLRDLAEVAMTWGEFCVPLPLVVTLAAKRWSGPAREHPGPVTVSVPVPGAGPMVPYGNEAGIRVLSGRDGFLDAARGAEDPFPLTLRPVALEVTTNFDPVAAREFAVLWAAEGVGAAKRCLRDAVEYAKERRQFGVPIGSFQAIKHRCAHMLELAERAETAVLWAASDDFREGAEPVSTRRLALHALATARAVAESAIQVHGGMGFTWEMGVHVYLRHVVALRELVQGLLPE; this comes from the coding sequence ATGACACAGCTGACGACAGGCAAGATCGGTGCACTGGCGGCGGAAGGCATCCGGGATCTGCTGACGCGTTCTCTCGGCGGTGAACCGATCGCCCGTTACACCGAGGAACGCCTGCTGGACTGGGAGACGCTACGCGAGGGCGGCTGGGACGAGATCGGCGTTCCCGAGGAGGCCGGCGGGGCTGGCGCGACGTTGCGCGACCTCGCCGAGGTCGCAATGACCTGGGGCGAGTTCTGCGTTCCACTGCCGCTCGTGGTCACGCTCGCCGCGAAACGCTGGTCGGGCCCGGCCCGGGAGCACCCGGGCCCGGTCACGGTGTCGGTGCCCGTTCCCGGCGCGGGCCCGATGGTCCCCTACGGCAACGAGGCCGGCATCCGGGTTCTGTCCGGGCGCGACGGATTCCTGGACGCTGCCCGGGGCGCCGAGGACCCGTTCCCGCTGACTCTGCGCCCGGTCGCGCTGGAAGTGACGACGAACTTCGATCCCGTCGCTGCTCGCGAATTCGCGGTGCTCTGGGCGGCCGAGGGCGTGGGTGCGGCGAAGCGCTGTCTGCGCGACGCGGTGGAATACGCGAAGGAGCGCAGGCAGTTCGGCGTTCCGATCGGCAGTTTCCAGGCCATCAAGCACCGCTGTGCGCACATGCTCGAACTGGCCGAACGTGCCGAGACCGCGGTGCTGTGGGCTGCTTCGGACGACTTCCGTGAGGGCGCCGAGCCGGTCAGTACGCGCCGCCTGGCGCTGCACGCGCTGGCCACGGCGCGCGCGGTCGCCGAAAGCGCGATCCAGGTCCACGGCGGAATGGGCTTCACGTGGGAGATGGGGGTGCACGTGTACCTGCGGCACGTGGTCGCGCTGCGCGAGCTGGTACAGGGCTTGCTGCCGGAGTAG
- a CDS encoding acyl-CoA dehydrogenase family protein yields MTHTMTTTPSEVGTLGAEAIRDVLRRATAGSPIATYAEGQPPVSWSVLAEGGWDLIGHPENGASVRDLAEIARAWGYGCVPLPLIPTLVAKRHSAAAAVHDGPVTLALPLSGTTRSYVPFGQVAGIRLATGLGTGTDELADVPDGHADDLALTMLGLESDVRTALTETVAREVAVLLAAEATGGAERLLADSNAFVAERKQFGKPVGAFQAVKHHLADAAIAAELAETGVIWAAERPREAFRGSLFAIDRGIDIAELAIQVHGGLGFTWEMGLHFPLRQMMMARELVCALEERYG; encoded by the coding sequence ATGACACACACCATGACCACCACGCCGTCGGAAGTGGGCACGTTGGGAGCGGAGGCCATCCGGGACGTGCTGCGGCGCGCGACCGCGGGGTCGCCCATCGCCACCTATGCCGAGGGGCAACCGCCCGTGTCGTGGAGCGTCCTGGCGGAAGGCGGGTGGGATCTCATCGGTCATCCCGAAAACGGAGCGTCCGTTCGGGATCTCGCCGAGATCGCCCGCGCCTGGGGGTACGGCTGCGTCCCGTTGCCGCTGATCCCGACGCTCGTCGCGAAGCGCCATTCCGCGGCGGCCGCGGTGCACGACGGCCCGGTCACGCTGGCGCTTCCGCTCTCCGGAACGACGCGGAGCTACGTGCCGTTCGGGCAGGTGGCCGGCATCCGGCTGGCGACCGGCCTGGGAACCGGGACCGACGAACTGGCCGACGTGCCCGACGGGCACGCGGACGACCTGGCGCTGACGATGCTCGGACTCGAATCGGACGTCCGGACCGCGCTCACCGAGACGGTGGCCCGGGAGGTCGCGGTCCTGCTCGCGGCCGAGGCCACCGGCGGTGCGGAGCGGCTGCTGGCCGATTCGAACGCCTTCGTGGCCGAGCGCAAGCAATTCGGCAAACCCGTGGGTGCGTTCCAGGCCGTCAAGCACCACCTCGCCGACGCCGCGATCGCGGCCGAACTGGCCGAGACGGGGGTCATCTGGGCAGCCGAGCGGCCACGGGAGGCGTTCCGCGGGTCCTTGTTCGCGATCGACCGCGGCATCGACATCGCCGAGCTGGCCATCCAGGTGCACGGGGGCCTGGGATTCACCTGGGAAATGGGTCTGCACTTCCCGCTGCGGCAGATGATGATGGCCCGGGAGCTGGTCTGTGCCCTGGAGGAGCGCTACGGCTGA
- a CDS encoding mycofactocin-coupled SDR family oxidoreductase — protein MVGRVEGKVAFITGAARGQGRAHAITLAREGADIIAVDICEDIPGVPYPGGTREELEETAKAVEALGKRVITSVTDVRDLPALTAVVDRGVAELGRLDIVAANAGIAAAPTTASGMDYSVWQDMIDINLNGAYHTCRAAIPHIQAGGRGGSIVITSSVAGLHPFANIPHYVTSKHGVVGLTKSLALELGPDNIRVNSIHPTQVATPMADNEATWRMFRPDLDNPTREDFLDAARTLQVLPTPWVQPEDIANALLFLVSDDARSITGVALPVDAGALLK, from the coding sequence ATGGTGGGACGCGTCGAAGGCAAAGTCGCCTTCATCACCGGAGCCGCCCGCGGACAGGGGCGCGCACACGCGATCACGCTCGCCCGCGAAGGTGCGGACATCATCGCGGTCGACATCTGCGAGGACATCCCGGGGGTTCCCTATCCCGGCGGCACCCGCGAGGAACTCGAGGAAACCGCGAAGGCGGTCGAAGCGCTGGGCAAGCGCGTCATCACCTCAGTCACCGATGTGCGCGACCTGCCGGCACTGACCGCGGTCGTGGACCGGGGCGTGGCCGAGCTCGGCAGGCTCGACATCGTCGCCGCCAACGCGGGTATCGCGGCTGCCCCCACCACGGCGTCCGGAATGGACTACTCCGTGTGGCAGGACATGATCGACATCAACCTCAACGGCGCCTACCACACCTGCCGGGCCGCGATCCCGCACATCCAGGCGGGCGGACGCGGCGGGTCGATCGTCATCACCAGCTCCGTGGCCGGACTACATCCCTTCGCCAACATCCCGCACTACGTGACGTCCAAGCACGGCGTCGTCGGGCTGACGAAGTCGCTGGCGCTCGAACTCGGCCCCGACAACATCCGCGTCAACAGCATCCACCCCACTCAGGTCGCCACACCGATGGCGGACAACGAGGCGACCTGGCGGATGTTCCGGCCAGACCTGGACAACCCCACGCGGGAAGACTTCCTCGATGCCGCACGGACCCTGCAGGTGCTTCCCACGCCCTGGGTGCAACCGGAGGACATCGCCAACGCGCTGCTGTTCCTGGTCTCCGACGACGCCCGCTCCATCACCGGCGTCGCGCTCCCGGTCGACGCGGGCGCACTCCTGAAATGA